TTGAAAGATGGCTTTGCCAATATATACTACAAAGACAGTATGCCTAATTATGAAATATGGCACAGCACACCAGACAGCAGTAGTGGAGAAAATATAAACTTTGGATTAGAAAATATCATTCTCGACAATTTTAAAATTGCATATGCTAATGATAATATAGAGGCCGTAATATTAAACCAAGAAAGTGAGCTAAAACTAGCTATTCAGGATGGTCTAACATCAGTAGACATTAGCGGTGAAATCGTAAACGAGAAACTGCTAATTGACAAGATAAACCACCTGCCAAAAGAAACAATCGCACTCAACGGAATCATTACTATAGATTCATTAGCAACAAAAATAAAATCAAACCTATCTTTTGCTAATATGCAATTTGACTTAGGTTTTGAAAGTGCCGATGAAACCATGATAGTGGATTTAAACACTTCACAACTGGACCTCAAATCTATTTTCACAAAAATCCCTAAGGACTATTTATCTGCTTTGGAAAGCTATGACATTAATGGTAAAAGTATCGTGAAGTTAAACTACAAAAGCGATCAACAAAAAGAACCGTTCATAGCCGTTGATTTCACATTGGAAAATGGAATTGTTAAAGGCAAAGATTTACCTTTTGATATGAATGAACTTTCACTAAAAGGAAATTACACAAACGGGAAGCTACGCCAAGATGCAAGCACAGAGATTATCCTCGATGATATACAATTCCTTGCTAATGGTGAAACCATACAAGCTAATGCCGTTGTAAAGGGACTTGAAAACCCTACTATTATCACTGACTTTGCTACACAACTTCAATTATCAGAATTGAAAAAATGGGGCTATGAGCACGATTTCTTATCCTTAGCAGGTGATGCCAAAATTAAAGGCTCATATAATGGGAAGGTAGGCTTGCAAAATAAAATAACCTATGATATGGCCATGGCTCAAAAGTCTGCAGATATAAACGTTAGTAATTTAGATTTTCTGAATGACAATCAGACCCCAAAACTAAGTCAAGCTACGCTGGACTTAAAGCTCGTAGATGATAATTTAACTATTTCAAAATTTGATGGGTTTTTGGCAGAAGAGAGTAAATTTAACTTTGTTGGAGGGTTTGAGAATGTGTTCTCTTACCTATTCCTAAAAAATGCACCCTTAAAAATTGCTGGAAATTTAAATTCCGATTGGATGATTATCGATGACTTTTTAACTAGCTCTGATAGTGCTAATGATACACAACAGGAATCAACTACAACAGCCATCAATTTGCCTAATGATGTTATAGTTAATATTAATCTTTCTCTTATTGACTTAACTTTTGATCGTTTCCATATGCGAAATTTTACTTCAAAAATTAGCTACAAAAACAAACTGCTCAAAGCCAAAGACATTATACTAGAAACTATGTCTGGGCAGATTACTTCAAACGTGAGTTTTGAGCAGGTTTCAGGTGGCAAATTGAGATTAATTAGCACTACGGCTCTTGACGACATTAATGTACGTCAGCTATTTTACGAATTCCACAACTTCGGACAAACTACCATGCGTCACAAGCATTTAAAAGGGAAGATAGATTCCGAAATTTACCTCAGAAACGAATGGGACAAATACTTTAATCCTATTGATGGACATCTGTACTCTTTCATAGATGTAAAAATTAATAATGGTGAATTATTGGACTTTGAACCCTTGATGATGATGTCAGATTATATCAGCGTAGAAGAGTTAAAACGGATAAAATTTTCTACATTAGAGAACCAAATTGAGATAAAAAATAACTTAATCGATATCCCTTTTATGGAAATTCATTCTACGGCAATAGATATTGCGGGTGCAGGAACACACTCCTTTGACAACATAATGGATTACGAGTTTAAAATCCTTTTAAATGAAATATTAGGTAATAAATTTAAAAGAAAAAATAAGAAAAAAGTTTCTGAATTTGGTATTGTTCAAGATGACGGAGTCAAAGGAATGACTATGTTCTTAAAAATGAAAGGCACCGTTGATGATCCTGAAATTTCATACAACACTCTAAAACTCAGAGAATCATTAGGTGAAGGCTTTAAAAAAGAAAAGAAGGAATTAAAAGACGTTATCAAAAATCAATTCGGGGATAAGAACAACGACAGACACATTAAAGACAACCCCGATTACGACAATATTATTGAATGGGAGGAATAAATATATATAGCACGAGGAAGAATTGGAAGATTGTTCTTGTTCTTTTTGCTACCATCATTTGCATAGCATCACTGACCTACACCAACAAGCTAGTTGCTGATCTGGATACTGAGGAAAGAAAAAAGATAGAGCTTTGGGCAGAAGCAACTAATCAATTAGTCAATTCAGGAATGGGACCAACCAATAACATTTTGGCTAGTCGCATAATGC
The genomic region above belongs to Flavobacteriales bacterium and contains:
- a CDS encoding AsmA-like C-terminal region-containing protein, with protein sequence MRILKRLLLSLLLLAIFIAGSSAAYIYHKQDDFEQRIIQEVNKQLKSPIEIGDIEFSAIKNFPFVSVELNNVAALDAFQTDTLCKIGQLQVKFNALDLYNKVYIIQELSLKDGFANIYYKDSMPNYEIWHSTPDSSSGENINFGLENIILDNFKIAYANDNIEAVILNQESELKLAIQDGLTSVDISGEIVNEKLLIDKINHLPKETIALNGIITIDSLATKIKSNLSFANMQFDLGFESADETMIVDLNTSQLDLKSIFTKIPKDYLSALESYDINGKSIVKLNYKSDQQKEPFIAVDFTLENGIVKGKDLPFDMNELSLKGNYTNGKLRQDASTEIILDDIQFLANGETIQANAVVKGLENPTIITDFATQLQLSELKKWGYEHDFLSLAGDAKIKGSYNGKVGLQNKITYDMAMAQKSADINVSNLDFLNDNQTPKLSQATLDLKLVDDNLTISKFDGFLAEESKFNFVGGFENVFSYLFLKNAPLKIAGNLNSDWMIIDDFLTSSDSANDTQQESTTTAINLPNDVIVNINLSLIDLTFDRFHMRNFTSKISYKNKLLKAKDIILETMSGQITSNVSFEQVSGGKLRLISTTALDDINVRQLFYEFHNFGQTTMRHKHLKGKIDSEIYLRNEWDKYFNPIDGHLYSFIDVKINNGELLDFEPLMMMSDYISVEELKRIKFSTLENQIEIKNNLIDIPFMEIHSTAIDIAGAGTHSFDNIMDYEFKILLNEILGNKFKRKNKKKVSEFGIVQDDGVKGMTMFLKMKGTVDDPEISYNTLKLRESLGEGFKKEKKELKDVIKNQFGDKNNDRHIKDNPDYDNIIEWEE